From the Cyanobium sp. M30B3 genome, the window GCTACTACGGCCAGCCGGTGAAACAGCGCCAGGAGCTGATCGGGTTCTACCAGTCCGCCCTGGTCCGCCACCGCAACGCCGGCTGAGCGGCGTTCAGCCCGGAAAGGCCGGAGGCTCCGGCCAGTGCAACTGGGGCAGGGGCACCTGCAGGGCCCGCAGTCGGGCCGACAACCCCCACAGCCGCATCACCAGCTGGTGCCAGGGGGCCAGGGTCTCCAGACTGAGGGCCACCGGCGAGCTGGTGGCGTTGCGCAGGGCCGAGGCGGCCGCCAGTTCGCGGCTGGCCGTCTCAATCTCCGCCCGCAACTGCTGGCGCTCAACCGCCGACATCACGGCGTCCGGGCAACAATCCAGCAGGGTGTCGCCCCGCTCAAACCAGACGCGGAAGTCGTCCAGCAACGAGCCCAGCAGGTGATTCAGCAGATCGGCCCCGGACTCCGGATGGCCAGGGGGTGGCACGGCACTCATCCCAGCAGCCTAGGAAGGGCTGCGTAGGATCGGATCTCCCTGTGCAGGTGTGCAAGCCCGTGTCCCCATCCGCCGCCGCGTCCAGCTCCGCTCCGGTCGCTTCGGTTGCCCAGGACACGGCAGAAACCACAGGCACACCGCAGGGCAATGGCCAGGTTGACGCCCCGGTCCACCTGCCCAGAACGAGCGAGAGCGAGCAGCTGCTGAAGATCCGCCACTCGATGAGCCACGTGATGGCCATGGCGGTGCAGAAGCTGTTTCCCCAGGCCCAGGTCACGATCGGCCCCTGGACCGAGAGTGGCTTCTACTACGACTTCGACAGCCCCGATCCCTTCAGCGAGGCCGACCTCAAGGCCATCAGGAAGGAGATGATCAAGATCATCAACCGGAAGCTGCCGCTCGAGCGCGTTGAGGTGAGCCGCGCTGAGGCTGAGCAGAGGATCAAGGCCCAGAACGAGCCCTACAAGCTGGAGATCCTGGCCGGGATCAGCGAGCCGATCACCCTCTACACCCTGGGTGAGGAGTGGTGGGACCTCTGCGCCGGCCCCCATGTGGCCAACACCAGCGAGCTCAACGCCAAGGCCTTCGAGCTGGAGAGCGTGGCGGGGGCCTACTGGCGCGGCGACGAGAACAACGCCCAGCTGCAGCGCATCTACGGCACCGCCTGGGAGACCGCGGAGCAACTGGCCGAATACAAGCGCCGCAAGGAAGAGGCGCTGCGCCGCGACCACCGCCGCCTGGGAACGGATCTGGATCTGTTCTCGATCGAGGACGAGGCCGGCGCCGGCCTGGTGTTCTGGCACCCCCGCGGCGCCCGCATGCGCCTGCTGATCGAGGACCTCTGGCGGGAGCTGCACTTCAAGGCCGGCTACGAGCTGCTCTACACCCCCCACGTGGCCGACATCAGCCTGTGGAAAACCTCCGGCCACCTCGACTTCTACAGCGAGTCGATGTTCGGACCGATGCAGGTGGATGAGCGGCAATACCAGCTCAAGCCGATGAACTGCCCGTTCCACGTGCTCACCTACGCCAGCAAGCTGCGCAGCTACCGCGAGCTGCCGATCCGCTGGGCCGAGCTGGGCACCGTGTATCGCTACGAGCGTCCCGGCGTGATGCACGGCCTGATGCGCGTGCGGGGCTTCACCCAGGACGACGCCCACGTGTTCTGCCTGCCCGAGCAGATCAGCGATGAGATCCTGCGCATCCTCGATCTCACCGAGCAGATCCTCAGCACCTTCGATTTCCGCAGCTACGAGATCAACCTCTCCACCCGGCCGGAGAAGTCGATCGGCGAAGACGGGGTGTGGGAGCTGGCCACCCAGGGCCTGATCGAGGCGCTGGATCGCAAGGGCTGGGCCTACAGGATCGATGCGGGCGGCGGTGCCTTCTACGGACCGAAGATCGACCTCAAGATCGAGGACGCCATCGGCCGGATGTGGCAGTGCTCCACGATCCAGCTCGACTTCAACCTGCCGGAGCGCTTCCAGCTGGAGTATGTGGCCGCCGATGGATCGCGCCAGAGGCCGATCATGATTCACCGCGCCATCTTCGGCTCGCTGGAGCGGTTCTTCGGGATCATGACCGAGAACTACGCCGGCGATTTCCCCTTCTGGCTGGCCCCCGAGCAGATCCGCCTGCTGCCGGTCACCGATGGGGTGCGACCCTATGCCGAAGAGCTGCTGGCCCAGCTCCAGGAGGCTGGCGTGCGGGCCACGATCGACCACTCCGGCGATCGCCTCGGCAAGCTGATCCGCAACGGCGAACAGATGAAGATTCCCGTGCTGGCGGTGATCGGCGCCAAGGAGGCAGACAGCGGCCAGGTGAGCCTGCGCAGCCGCCGCGACGGGGATCTGGGCAGCGTTTCGGCGGCCGACCTGGTGAGTGCCGCCCGCCAGGCCAACAGGGAGCGGGCCGCCGGCCTGCAGCCATGACCACCCTGCTGGCCGGCGACATCGGCGGCACCAAGACCCTGCTGGCCCTCTATACGCTTGCAGGCCAGCAGCTCGAACGGCTGGCTGAGGAGCGCTACAGCTCAGCGGACTGGGACGATCTCACCCCGATGGTGCGGCGGTTCCTCAGCACAGCTGGCCAGTCCCTGCCAGGCCGTGAGGCCCAGCCGGCGGCGGCCTGCTTCGCGGTGGCGGGGCCGGTGCAGGGGGGGCGGGCCCGGCTCACCAACCTGCCCTGGCTCCTCGACCAGACCGCCCTCGCCGCCGCCATCGGCATGGCCAGTGGCCGGGTGGAGCTGGTGAATGATTTCGCCGTGCTGATCTACGGGCTGCCACACCTGAAGCCGCAGCAGCAGGCTGTGGTGCGGTCAGGCTGTGGGGATCCTGACGGCACCCTGCTGGTGCTCGGTGCCGGCACCGGCCTGGGTGTGGCCTACGGCCTGCGCACCCCCCAGGGGCTGGTGGCCCTGGCCAGTGAGGCGGCCCATGCCGAATTTGCCCCGCGCAGCGAGGAGGAATGGCGGCTGAAGCGCTGGCTCCAGGCCGATCTGGGTGTGGAGCGCCTGTCGATCGAGCGGGTGGTGAGTGGCACCGGTTTGGGCCAGGTTGGACGCTGGCTGATGCAGGAACGTCACGCCGATGGCAGCCATCCCCTGCAGCGCAATCCGCCAGCAGACCTGCCCGCGGCAATGGCCGAGGCGGCAGCTGCCGGCGATGCCCTGGCCCGGGACGCGCTGGACCTGTGGCTTGGGGCCTATGGCAGCGTGGTGGGCGACCTGGCGCTCACCGGCCTCAGCAGGGGCGGCATCTGGCTGGCGGGAGGAACGGCCGGAAAGTTGCTGCGGGCCCTGGGCCAGGCCAGCTTTGCGCAGGCGTTCCTGGCCAAGGGGCGGCTGGCCCCCGTGCTGGAGAAGCTGCCGATCACGGCCATCACCGATCCGGCGATCGGCCTGTACAGCGCCGCCTGCAGGGCCCGCATGCTGCTGAAGGGATCAGCCGCCGCGCCCGCAAGCTGAGACACTGGCAGCAACAGGAGCAGTCGGATGGTGCGGCCCAAGGTTGGCCAGGGTGTTGTGGTTCACGTGCCGGCCACCACGGCCAACATCGGCCCGGGGTTCGACTGCCTCGGGGTGGCCCTCGACCTCGACAACGTGTTCGAACTCCGCTGCGTGGAGGGGGGCAGCCACCGCTTCGACCTGATCATCGAGGGCAGCGAAGGCGCCCACCTGCGCGGCGGTCCGGACAACCTGGTGTACCGCTCGGCCCAGCGGGTATGGAAGGAGGCGGGTGAGGAGCCGGTGGGCCTGGAGGCCCGGGTGCGCCTGGCCGTGCCGCCGGCCCGCGGCCTGGGCAGCAGCGCCACCGCCATCGTGGCCGGCCTGATGGGGGCCAATGCCCTGGTGGGTGAACCGCTCAGCAAGGAGAAACTGCTCGAGCTGGCGATCGACATCGAGGGCCATCCCGACAACGTGGTGCCATCCCTGGTGGGTGGTCTGTGCATGACGGCCAAGGCCGCTTCCCACCGCTGGCGGGTGGTGCGCTGTGAATGGTCGAGCGAGGTGGTGGCTGTGGTGGCGATCCCCGCCATCCGACTGGCCACCAGCGAGGCACGCCGGGCCATGCCCAAGGCGATTCCGGTGGCCGACGCGGTGATCAATCTCGGGGCTCTCACCCTGCTGCTGCAGGGATTGCGCAGCGGCAACGGCGATCTGATCAGCGATGGCATGCACGACCGCCTGCATGAGCCCTACCGCTGGGGATTGATCGTGGGGGGCACCAAGGTGCGCGATGCGGCGCTGGAGGCGGGAGCCTGGGGCTGCGTGATCAGTGGCGCAGGGCCGAGCCTGCTCGCCCTCTGCACGGCGGAGCGGGCCGAGGCCGTGGCTCGCACGATGCTGCTGGCCTGGCACAAGGCCGGGGTGGAAAGCCGCACCGAAGTTCTGCATGTGCAGCAGGAGGGCAGTCGCTGGCAGCCCCTGCCCGATCGCTGAAGCGCCCCGATCAAGTGGATCAGGGCCGATCGCGCAACGGATCTGCCGCAGGCAACTGATTCTCAGCAGTCGCAAATCAGGGCGATCGGCCTATGGGGATGCATAGACAGTGCAGCATCTGGCATCGTCGACCGAGCAAAGGTGCACGCTTTCAGGTGTGCTGAATAGGCTTTGCCTTCTCCCCTTTCAGCAATGCGCAATTCACGCAAGGCTTTTCTTTTCGTGGCGGCAGCCGCTGCCGCCGGCTCCAGCCTGATCGCTGCGCCTGGGCGCGCCGGTGAAACCGTCACCGACGAGGCCGCCTCCACCCTGGCCGCCCTGCCCAGCGCAGCCGCGACTCCCGCCGAGTCCCAGGACACCCTGATCAGCCAGTCCGTGATCGTGGACGAAGCCGTCGTCTACGAGCAGGGCACCGGCTTCTACGGCACCATCGGCATCGGCGGCACCTGGGCCAACGACATCACCGGCAACGTCAAACGTCGTAACCGGCCCAACCGCAGCGTCGAGCTGGAAACCGAAGGTGGTTTCGCCCTTGACGCCGGTGTCGGCTACGACTTCGGCCCGATTCGTGCCGAGCTCACCTACGTCTACAACCGCATCGGTGTGGACGACATCACCCGCCCCCGCAACTGGCGCTCCACCCGCACCAACGGTGGCAACCAGAACGGCATCATGGCGAGCGCCTACTGGGACATCAACACCGGTAGCCGCTGGACCCCCTACATCGGCGGCGGCATCGGCTGGATCAACCAGTCCATGGGCAACAACACCCTGGTGAAGAGCCGCAACGGCAACGTTGTGAACCGGATCAACACCGGCGATGGCAGCGATGACCTGTTCGGCTGGCAGGCCAAGGCCGGTGTGGCCTATGGCGTGAACTGGAACACCGACATCTACGCAGAAGCCGTGTACCAGGGCGCTGAGTCGTTCCGGGCCGGCCGCACCAACTGGAGCGCCCTCGACAACAACTGGGGCTTCAAGATCGGTGCCCGCTACCGCTTCGGTGGCCCGGTGGTGGAAGAAGTGGTGGAGGAGACCGTGATCACCCCTGCCCCCGCTCCTGCTCCCCGTCCCCAGCCCGCTCCCGCTCCGGTGTTCCAGCCCGAGCCCGCCCCGATCCGCGGCCTCTGGTGAGCCTCGGCTGATCAGCCGGGTTCTGGCGACCCATCCAGGGAGTGGCTTCGGCCACTCCTTTTTTGTTGGCCAGTCCCTGCCGCAGGGCCGGCACCGCAGGACGGCGGGCCATGGGTACAAATGCCCATCGGCCATGGGGTGACTGGTAACGTGGCCGCCGGGTCAGTCCATGGCGGTGCAGACCGCGCTGGCGTCAGCCCGCCCCACTCGCCACCCGTCCTGGAGCCCGATGGACGCCTCCCTGCCCAGCCAGGCCTTCCCCTGGCTCAGCCTGATCGTGCTGCTGCCGGCGGCCGTGGCCCTGGTGATGCCGCTGCTGCCCGGCGATGGCAGCGACCCGCGCCTGCCCCGCACCCTGGCCCTCGGCACCCTGGCCGTGGACCTGGGGCTGATGCTGGTGTGCTTCAGCCAGCACTTCAACGGCGCCAGCAGTGAGCTGCAGCTGGTGGAGCGGCTCAGCTGGGTGCCGGCCCTGGGCCTCGAATGGTCGCTGGCGGCCGATGGTCTCTCGGCGCCGCTGGTGGTGCTCTCCGGCCTGGTGACCCTGCTCTCGGTGGCCGCCAGCTGGAACATCGGCCGCAAGAGCCGGCTCTACTTCGCCCTGATGCTGGTGCAGGCCTCCGCCCAGTGCCTGGTGTTCCTCTCCCAGGACTTCCTGCTGTTCTTCCTGGCCTGGGAACTGGAGCTGGTGCCGGTGTACCTGCTGATCGCCATCTGGGGCGGCAAGCAGCGCCAGTACGCCGCCACCAAGTTCATCCTCTACACGGCCACCGCCTCGCTGCTGATCCTGGTGAGCGGCCTGGCCCTGGCCTTCAACGGCCCCTTCACCTTCAACCTGGCCGAGCTGGCCAGCCGCAGCCCCGGCGGCACCTTCGGCCTGCTCTGCTACCTGGGTTTCCTGGTGGGCTTTGGCGTGAAGCTGCCGATGTTCCCGCTGCACACCTGGCTGCCCGATGCCCACGGCGAGGCCAATGCGCCGGTGTCGATGCTGCTGGCCGGCGTGCTGCTGAAGATGGGCGGCTACGCCCTGCTGCGCTTCAACGTACAGATGTTGCCCGAGGCCCATCTCACCCTGGCGCCGGCCCTGGTGGTGCTGGGCATCGTCAACATCGTGTACGGCGCGCTCAACGCCTTCGCCCAGGACAACGTCAAGCGCAGGATCGCCTGCAGCTCGGTGAGCCACATGGGCTTCGTGCTGCTGGGCATCGGCGCCATCGATGCCCTGGGCATCAGCGGGGCGATGCTGCAGATGATCAGCCACGGCCTGATCGCGGCAGCGATGTTCTTCGTGACCGGGGTGTTCTACGAGCGCACCGAAACCCTGTCGATTCCCAACATGGGCGGGCTGGCCAAGGCCCTGCCGATCACCTTCGCCTTCTTCCTGGCCAGCTGCCTGGCCTCGCTGGCGCTGCCGGGGATGAGCGGCTTTGTGAGCGAGATCACCGTGTTCCTGGGCGTGACCGCCAACGACGGCTTCACCACGGGCTTCCGGGTGATCACGATCGTGCTGGCGGCCATCGGCCTGGTGCTCACCCCGGTGTACCTGCTCAGCCTCTGCCGGCGCGTGTTCTTCGGCCCCCGGATTCCGGCCCTGGCCAGCACCGGCGACATGCGGCCCCGGGAGCTGCTGATCGGCCTCACCCTGCTGGTGCCCACGCTGGTGATCGGCTTCTGGCCGCGGGTGGCCATCGACCTCTACGAGGCCAGCACCAATGCCCTCTCCACCCAGCTCCTGGCTGGGGTGAGCGTGGCGGCAGGTCGGTTCACCCCCTTCGCCTGAGCCACAGCACGGCCTGGACATGCCCTGGAATAGGCGGCAGTTGCAATGCCGGCCATGGCCGCCGCCTCCAGCCCTTCACCCCTGCTGCGGGGGCAGGGCCTTCCCCCGTTTGAGGCCATCACCGCCGCGCAGGTGGACACGGCCATCCCCGAGCTGCTGGAGCAGCTCAACGGCGAACTCAGCCAGGTGGAGGAGCAGCTGGAGCGCCGCCTGCGTGAGGCCGATGATGGCGGTATGCCCCTCACCTGGGCGGAGGTGATGGACCCCCTGCACCTGCTGGGCGAGCGGCTGCGCTGGAGCTGGGGGGTGGTGAGCCACCTCAATGGGGTGTGCAACACGCCCGAACTGCGCACGGCCCACCAGAACCAGCAGGGGGCGGTGGTGGCCTTCGGCAGCCGGGCCGGCCAGAGCGCCGTGATCTATCGGGCCCTGGGCCAGCTGCTGGAGCAGCGCCAGCAGCTCGATGCCACCCAGCTGCGCATCCTCGAGGCCGAGCGCCGCGACATGGAGCTGCGCGGCGTGGGCCTCAGCGGAGCAGAGCAGGAGGCCTTCAATGCCGCCACCGCCGAGCTGGCGAAGCTGGCCAGCGACTTCGGCAACCACGTGCTCGACGCCACCAACGGCTGGAGCCTCACCCTCACCAGCGAGGCGGAGCTGGCCGGCCTGCCCGAGAGCCTGCGCGAGCTGCTGGCCCAGGCCGCCCGCGATGCAGGCGACGAGGGCTGGCGCCTGGGGCTCGACATGCCCCGGGTGGTGCCCTTCCTCAAGTACAGCCAGCGCCGCGACCTGCGCGAAACGGTGTACCGGGCCCAGGTGGCCCGGGCCTCCAGCGGCGAGCTGGACAACGGGCCCCTGATCGAGCGCATCCTGACGCTGCGGGGCGAGCAGGCCCGGCGGCTGGGCCATGCCAGCTGGGCCGAGGTGAGCCTGGCCAGCAAGATGGCCGGCTCGGTGGCGGAGGTGGAGCAGCTGCTGGAGGAGCTGCGCGCGGCGGCCTATCCGGTGGCCGAGCGGGAGCTGGAGGAGCTGCGCGCCATCGCCCGCCGCCATGGCGCCCCGGAAGCCGCCGACCTCAAACCCTGGGATGTGGCCTACTGGGCCGAGAAGCTGCGCCAGGAGAGCTTCGAGCTCGACAGCGAGGCGCTGCGCCCCTGGTTCCCGCTGGAGCAGGTGCTGCAGGGGCTGTTCGGCCTCTGCCAGCGCCTGTTCGACATCCGCATCGTGAGCACCGATCCCGGCGAGGCCCCCACCTGGCACCCGGATGTGCGCTACTTCCGCGTGCTCGACGGCGCCAGCGGCGCCCCCCTTGCCGCCTTCTATCTGGATCCCTTCAGCCGGCCCGGCAGCAAGCGCGGCGGCGCCTGGATGGATGAGTGCCTGGGCCGCAGCACCAGCCGCGCCGGCGAGCCCGTGCTGCCGGTGGCCTACCTGATCTGCAACCAGAGCCCGCCGGTGGGCGACACCCCCAGCCTGATGACCTTCGAGGAGGTGGAGACCCTCTTCCACGAGTTCGGCCACGGCCTGCAGCACATGCTCACCACCGTGGAGCGGCCCCAGGCCGCGGGGATCAACAACGTGGAGTGGGATGCGGTGGAGCTGCCCAGCCAGTTCATGGAGAACTGGTGCTACGACCGCGCCACCCTGATGGGCATGGCCCGCCACTGGCAGAGCGGCGAGCCCCTGCCCGAGGCCGAGTACCAGAAGCTGCTGGCCGCCCGCACCTTCATGGGCGGCAGCGCCACCCTGCGCCAGGTGCACTTCGCCCTCACCGACCTGCGCCTGCACAGCGAGTGGAGCCCGGAGTGCAGCCAGAGCCCGGAGCAGCTGCGCCGCGAGATCGCCCGCACCACCACCGTGCTGGAGCCGATCCCCGAGGACGCCTTCCTCTGCGCCTTCAGCCACATCTTCGCCGGCGGCTACTCGGCCGGCTACTACTCCTACAAGTGGGCCGAGGTGCTCAGCGCCGACGCCTTCAGCGCCTTCGAGGAGGTGGGCCTCGATGTGGAAGACGAAGTGGTGGCCACCGGCCGCCGCTTCCGCGACACCGTGCTGTCGCTGGGCGGCAGCCGCTCACCGGCGGAGATCTTCGAGGCCTTCCGCGGCCGGCCGCCCAGCAGCGAGGCCCTGATTCGCCACTCGGGCCTGGTGGGCGCCTGATTTGAGGTGAAAGCCTGCGTTCAGGGCCGCAGCAGCTCGGCCACGATCGGCCCCAGGGCCGCCGGGCTGCTGATCAGCTGCTTGTGGTGCCACACCGGCAGCCGCTGGCGGCGGCCCAGCGGCAACACGCCGCTCCAGCTGGGGATCACCAGGGTGTCGGCCAGACACCAGAAGCTGCAGCAGTCCACATCGGCCAGGGCGGTGAGGTCGCCGTTGAGCTGGCGCAGCAGCGGGCTGCCCGGCCGCATGTCGGCGATGCTGGCCAGCCAGCGCCCCGGCCAGGGCGCGGCCACCAGGCTGCCCCGCTGGGGGCTGCCCACGCTGATCAGCCGGCGCACGCGACCGGCCCCGCCGGCGAGCTGGATCCAGCAGCGGCCCACCACGCCGCCCATCGAAAAACCCAGCAGATCCACCGGCTGATCCGGGCCGAAGCGCTGGTTCACCAGCCGCCCGAGCTGGGTGGCCAGCTCCAGCAGGGGCCGCTGGCCGAGGCCATGGGGCAGGTGGGGCACCAGCAGGGGCTGGCGACGGCCCTGGAGTTCCTCCTCCAGCCGGCGGAACAGGCGGGGGGTATCCCACAGGCCGTGCACCAGCACCAGGGGCGGGGATTGGGGGGTAGCCATCCGCCAAACAGGCCGACGGGCAACCTATGCCATCACCCGGGCCGGGAGGATGGAGGAATGGTCAACCCGTCCCAGGACCGCGGCGCCCCGACAGAGCCCAGCGGGCTGCAGGACCGCCCCAGCCCAGCCCTGCAGGAGATCGCCGAGGCCTTTGCCCTGCCCGCCGCCGTGACGGCGATCGAGCCCCTCGGCCAGGGCAATGTGAATGACACCTACCGGGTGAGCTGCGCCGCCCGGGCCGGGGCGTCTGCCCAGTTCGTGCTGCAGCGCCTGAACACCAGCGTGTTCGAGCGGCCGGAGTGGGTGATGGCCAACCTGGCCCGGCTGGGCGAGCACGCCGCCGGTCGGCCCTGGCCCCAGCCCGAGCGGCCGCGCCGCTGGGAACTCCCCCAGTTGCTGCCCACCCGGGACGGCGGCGAGGGGGATGCCGGTACCTGGCTGCGCCGCGGCGCCGACTGCTGGCGCATGCTCAGCTTCGTGGCGGACACCACCAGCCCGGACACCGTGCTCAGCGATGCCCACGCCGCCGAGGTGGGCCGGGCCCTGGGCGGGTTCCACCGGCTCGTGCACGACCTGCCCTGTGAGCAGCTGCACGACACCCTCGAGGGGTTCCACGTGACCCCGGGCTACCTGCACCACTACGACCAGCTGCTGGAGCAGGGGGCGGCAGGGGCCGGCACGGGCAGCGGCAAGCCAGAGGCGGAGAGCTGGTGCCACCGCTTCATCGCCGAGCGCCGAAACCTGGCGCCGGTGCTGGAGCAGGCGAGGGCCAGCGGGCAGCTGCAACCGCGGCCCATCCACGGCGACCCCAAGGTGAACAACGTGCTGCTCGACCGCCGCAGCGGCCAGGCCGTGGCACTCGTGGATCTGGACACGGTGAAGCCGGGCCTGCTGCACTACGACATCGGCGACGCCCTGCGCTCCGGCTGCAATCCGGCCGGGGAGGAGACCAGCGACCTGGCCAGCGTGCAGTTCGACCCCGGCCGCTGCCGGGCGATGCTGGCGGGCTACCTGGAGCTGGCCCGGCCGATCCTCAGTGCAGCCGATCTGGAGCTGATCCCCACAGCGGCGCGCCTGCTCAGCTTCGAGCTCGGCCTGCGCTTTTTCAGCGATCACCTGGCCGGCAACCGCTACTTCAGGTGCCGCCATCGCGGCCACAACCTGCAGCGGGCCCTGGTGCAGTTCACCCTCACCGAGCGGGTCGAGGCCCAGCAGGGTGAGCTGGAGGAGCTGGTGCGCGAACTCAGCGCCGGATGACCCACCAAGACACAGCGCACGACGCGGGATCTGAACCATCAGCAGGCGGGCAGCCTCCGGCCCGCCAGGCCTTCTCCCTGCTGCCCTTCGCTGCAGGGTCCGCCTGCCTCGCCGGCATCTGCGTCGAGGGCTGGCTGGAGCGGCGCGGGGAGCACCTCACCCTGGAGTTCCAGCTGACCTGCCATGCGGAGCACGGGGAGGACGCCATCCTCTGGCCGGCAGCCGTCACGCCGCCGCAGCGGTGCGACGGCCTCTGGGAGCACACCTGCCTCGAGTGGTTCGTGGCCCGGCCCCAGCAGGACGCCTACTGGGAGTTCAACCTCTGCCCCAACGGCAACTGGAACGTCTATGCCCTGGATGGCTACCGCCGCGGCCTGAAGCCCGATCCCCTCTACACCGCCCTGCCGCTGGTCGCCGGCGACGGCGGGGAGGGCAGCCGCTTCAGGGTCACCGCAGCCCTGCCCGCTCCTCTGGCGTCCGCCCAGCCCAAGGGCCTCGAACTGGCGGTGACGGCCGTGCTGGAGCAGCGCAGCGGAATGATCAGCTACTGGGCCCTGCACCACGG encodes:
- the glk gene encoding glucokinase, with amino-acid sequence MTTLLAGDIGGTKTLLALYTLAGQQLERLAEERYSSADWDDLTPMVRRFLSTAGQSLPGREAQPAAACFAVAGPVQGGRARLTNLPWLLDQTALAAAIGMASGRVELVNDFAVLIYGLPHLKPQQQAVVRSGCGDPDGTLLVLGAGTGLGVAYGLRTPQGLVALASEAAHAEFAPRSEEEWRLKRWLQADLGVERLSIERVVSGTGLGQVGRWLMQERHADGSHPLQRNPPADLPAAMAEAAAAGDALARDALDLWLGAYGSVVGDLALTGLSRGGIWLAGGTAGKLLRALGQASFAQAFLAKGRLAPVLEKLPITAITDPAIGLYSAACRARMLLKGSAAAPAS
- a CDS encoding DUF2605 family protein, yielding MSAVPPPGHPESGADLLNHLLGSLLDDFRVWFERGDTLLDCCPDAVMSAVERQQLRAEIETASRELAAASALRNATSSPVALSLETLAPWHQLVMRLWGLSARLRALQVPLPQLHWPEPPAFPG
- a CDS encoding threonine--tRNA ligase, whose translation is MPRTSESEQLLKIRHSMSHVMAMAVQKLFPQAQVTIGPWTESGFYYDFDSPDPFSEADLKAIRKEMIKIINRKLPLERVEVSRAEAEQRIKAQNEPYKLEILAGISEPITLYTLGEEWWDLCAGPHVANTSELNAKAFELESVAGAYWRGDENNAQLQRIYGTAWETAEQLAEYKRRKEEALRRDHRRLGTDLDLFSIEDEAGAGLVFWHPRGARMRLLIEDLWRELHFKAGYELLYTPHVADISLWKTSGHLDFYSESMFGPMQVDERQYQLKPMNCPFHVLTYASKLRSYRELPIRWAELGTVYRYERPGVMHGLMRVRGFTQDDAHVFCLPEQISDEILRILDLTEQILSTFDFRSYEINLSTRPEKSIGEDGVWELATQGLIEALDRKGWAYRIDAGGGAFYGPKIDLKIEDAIGRMWQCSTIQLDFNLPERFQLEYVAADGSRQRPIMIHRAIFGSLERFFGIMTENYAGDFPFWLAPEQIRLLPVTDGVRPYAEELLAQLQEAGVRATIDHSGDRLGKLIRNGEQMKIPVLAVIGAKEADSGQVSLRSRRDGDLGSVSAADLVSAARQANRERAAGLQP
- a CDS encoding homoserine kinase, yielding MVRPKVGQGVVVHVPATTANIGPGFDCLGVALDLDNVFELRCVEGGSHRFDLIIEGSEGAHLRGGPDNLVYRSAQRVWKEAGEEPVGLEARVRLAVPPARGLGSSATAIVAGLMGANALVGEPLSKEKLLELAIDIEGHPDNVVPSLVGGLCMTAKAASHRWRVVRCEWSSEVVAVVAIPAIRLATSEARRAMPKAIPVADAVINLGALTLLLQGLRSGNGDLISDGMHDRLHEPYRWGLIVGGTKVRDAALEAGAWGCVISGAGPSLLALCTAERAEAVARTMLLAWHKAGVESRTEVLHVQQEGSRWQPLPDR
- a CDS encoding NAD(P)H-quinone oxidoreductase subunit 4; translated protein: MDASLPSQAFPWLSLIVLLPAAVALVMPLLPGDGSDPRLPRTLALGTLAVDLGLMLVCFSQHFNGASSELQLVERLSWVPALGLEWSLAADGLSAPLVVLSGLVTLLSVAASWNIGRKSRLYFALMLVQASAQCLVFLSQDFLLFFLAWELELVPVYLLIAIWGGKQRQYAATKFILYTATASLLILVSGLALAFNGPFTFNLAELASRSPGGTFGLLCYLGFLVGFGVKLPMFPLHTWLPDAHGEANAPVSMLLAGVLLKMGGYALLRFNVQMLPEAHLTLAPALVVLGIVNIVYGALNAFAQDNVKRRIACSSVSHMGFVLLGIGAIDALGISGAMLQMISHGLIAAAMFFVTGVFYERTETLSIPNMGGLAKALPITFAFFLASCLASLALPGMSGFVSEITVFLGVTANDGFTTGFRVITIVLAAIGLVLTPVYLLSLCRRVFFGPRIPALASTGDMRPRELLIGLTLLVPTLVIGFWPRVAIDLYEASTNALSTQLLAGVSVAAGRFTPFA
- a CDS encoding porin family protein; its protein translation is MRNSRKAFLFVAAAAAAGSSLIAAPGRAGETVTDEAASTLAALPSAAATPAESQDTLISQSVIVDEAVVYEQGTGFYGTIGIGGTWANDITGNVKRRNRPNRSVELETEGGFALDAGVGYDFGPIRAELTYVYNRIGVDDITRPRNWRSTRTNGGNQNGIMASAYWDINTGSRWTPYIGGGIGWINQSMGNNTLVKSRNGNVVNRINTGDGSDDLFGWQAKAGVAYGVNWNTDIYAEAVYQGAESFRAGRTNWSALDNNWGFKIGARYRFGGPVVEEVVEETVITPAPAPAPRPQPAPAPVFQPEPAPIRGLW
- a CDS encoding phosphotransferase, with the protein product MVNPSQDRGAPTEPSGLQDRPSPALQEIAEAFALPAAVTAIEPLGQGNVNDTYRVSCAARAGASAQFVLQRLNTSVFERPEWVMANLARLGEHAAGRPWPQPERPRRWELPQLLPTRDGGEGDAGTWLRRGADCWRMLSFVADTTSPDTVLSDAHAAEVGRALGGFHRLVHDLPCEQLHDTLEGFHVTPGYLHHYDQLLEQGAAGAGTGSGKPEAESWCHRFIAERRNLAPVLEQARASGQLQPRPIHGDPKVNNVLLDRRSGQAVALVDLDTVKPGLLHYDIGDALRSGCNPAGEETSDLASVQFDPGRCRAMLAGYLELARPILSAADLELIPTAARLLSFELGLRFFSDHLAGNRYFRCRHRGHNLQRALVQFTLTERVEAQQGELEELVRELSAG
- a CDS encoding alpha/beta fold hydrolase, translated to MATPQSPPLVLVHGLWDTPRLFRRLEEELQGRRQPLLVPHLPHGLGQRPLLELATQLGRLVNQRFGPDQPVDLLGFSMGGVVGRCWIQLAGGAGRVRRLISVGSPQRGSLVAAPWPGRWLASIADMRPGSPLLRQLNGDLTALADVDCCSFWCLADTLVIPSWSGVLPLGRRQRLPVWHHKQLISSPAALGPIVAELLRP
- a CDS encoding M3 family metallopeptidase, with protein sequence MAAASSPSPLLRGQGLPPFEAITAAQVDTAIPELLEQLNGELSQVEEQLERRLREADDGGMPLTWAEVMDPLHLLGERLRWSWGVVSHLNGVCNTPELRTAHQNQQGAVVAFGSRAGQSAVIYRALGQLLEQRQQLDATQLRILEAERRDMELRGVGLSGAEQEAFNAATAELAKLASDFGNHVLDATNGWSLTLTSEAELAGLPESLRELLAQAARDAGDEGWRLGLDMPRVVPFLKYSQRRDLRETVYRAQVARASSGELDNGPLIERILTLRGEQARRLGHASWAEVSLASKMAGSVAEVEQLLEELRAAAYPVAERELEELRAIARRHGAPEAADLKPWDVAYWAEKLRQESFELDSEALRPWFPLEQVLQGLFGLCQRLFDIRIVSTDPGEAPTWHPDVRYFRVLDGASGAPLAAFYLDPFSRPGSKRGGAWMDECLGRSTSRAGEPVLPVAYLICNQSPPVGDTPSLMTFEEVETLFHEFGHGLQHMLTTVERPQAAGINNVEWDAVELPSQFMENWCYDRATLMGMARHWQSGEPLPEAEYQKLLAARTFMGGSATLRQVHFALTDLRLHSEWSPECSQSPEQLRREIARTTTVLEPIPEDAFLCAFSHIFAGGYSAGYYSYKWAEVLSADAFSAFEEVGLDVEDEVVATGRRFRDTVLSLGGSRSPAEIFEAFRGRPPSSEALIRHSGLVGA